Sequence from the Candidatus Accumulibacter similis genome:
CGACGGCGACGACGCCACCGGAATGATCCTTGTCGCGGTGGGTGACGATCAGCGTGTCGATTCGTCGCACCCCATGCGCCCGCAGGTAGGGAACGATGATGCGCTGACCTGCGTCGGACTCGGCGCTGTACAGCGGTCCGGCGTCGTAGAGCAGGCTGTGGTCGGCGGTACGGACGACGACCGCCAGGCCTTGGCCGACGTCAAGCACCTCGACCCAGACCTCGCCGCGGGCTGGCTGCGCTGCCGGCCACAACAGTGCCGGCAGCAGCAGGCACAGACCCAGCCAGCGGGCCGGAAAGCCGCGCGGCAGCAACAGCCAGATGACACCCGTCAGCGCCAGCACAGTGGCCAGCAACGGCGGTGCCGGCTGCTCCCACAGTGGCCACGCGGCCAGCCAATCGAGGCTCGACATCAGGACGCTCAGCAACTCGTGCGCGAGCAGGAGCAGCGGCGGCCAGGGAACGACGACGAACAGCAGCGCCAGCGGCGTGATGAGGAAGCTGACCAGCGGGATGGCGAAGGCGTTGGCCAGCGGTGAGACGAGCGAGAACTGCTGAAAGAGAAGCAGCAGCAGCGGCAGCGTGCCGATGGTCACCGCCCACTGCGTCGCGCCCCAGGTGGCCAGCATCGCCCCCCAGCCGCGCCCGCTTCCGAGGCGTGCCGTGCCGACGAAGAACAGCAGCGCGACGGCGGCAAACGACAGCCAGAAACCCGGCGCCAGCACCGCCCAGGGGTCGAGCAGTAGCACGAGCAGCAAGGCCAGCAGCAGGCTGCGACTGGCGCCGAAGTTGCGCCCCGACCACAGAGCCAGGGCAACCACCGTAAGCATGTAGAGGGTGCGCTGCGCCGGAACGGCGAAGCCGGCGAGCAGCGCGTAGCCGAAGGCCGCCAGCCAGCCGGCAGCGATCGCCGCCTTCTGCGCCGGTACGGCGAGCAGCAGCCCTTCGCTGCGCCGCCACAGCCAGCCGACCAGAGCGCCGATCAGAGCCGCCACCATGGTCACGTGCAGACCGGAAATCGACATCAGGTGCGTGACCCCGGTCTGCCGGAAGAGCCGCCACTGCTCACCGGGAATCGCCTGCTGGTCACCGACGGCGAGCGCGATGAGTACCCCGGCGTAGGCAGCGTCGCCGAGCACGTGGGAGAAGGACTGGCGCAGGTGGTCGCGCAGGCGCTCGATCACGTAGGCGGGTTGCAGGACGAAGGCCTCGAGTCGTTGCGCGGCGGCGTGCGGGCGAACATAGCCGGTGGCGCGCAGGCCGCGCTCGAACAACCAGGCCTCGTAGTCGAAAGCCAGCGGATTGGCGTTGCCATGCGGACGCTTGAGGCGGACTGTGAAGCGCCAGCGCTCGCCAGGACGGATCTTCAGACCTTCGCGCCACTCGTCCTCGAGCCAGCCGTGATACCAGGAGAGCATGATCCGCTGCGGCACGACGGCAGCGGGCGTCTCCACCGCTTCGACGGCGAAAGCGAAACGCTCGCCACGCTCGAAGCCGTGCGGCAGTGCTGCGACGACACCGACCACCTGCACGTCGCGCCCCTCCCAGTCTACCGGCAGCTGATCGAGCAAGCGCTGCCCGGCGAGCAGCGCGGCCCAGGAGAAACCGAGCAGGGCGCTCGCCAGCAGCACCAGCACCCGCCCCCAGCAGCTGCGCCGGCAGGCCGGCCACAGCACGGGCAGGGCGGCCAGCAGCAAGGTGACGAGGGGTGGCCAGAAGGGCAGTGCCTCCCGCAACTGCAGGAGGCCGACACCGACGGCAAAGGCGAGGATGTTGCTGCGCATGGCGCATTAGAGCAGATTGTTGCGACTGCCAGCCGAGGTTCCTGCGCCGCGAGACCTCCAGCGCCGCACGAACGACGGCAGCCACGCGGCTCAGCCGAGGCGGAAGCGACTCACCTCGTGCTCCAGACTTGCCGACAGCTGTTCAAGCTGCGCCGCCGTGGCGGCATTGCCGGCCACCGCATCATTGTTCGCTTCCGCCATGCGGGCAACACTGTCGACGTTGCGCGCGATGTCGCTGCTGGCCGCGTTCTGCTCGTGCAGGGCCTGCGAGATACCGGCCACCTTGCTCACCACCTGCGCCGCATTGCCACCGATCTCGGTGATCGACTGGCCAGCCCGTGTCGCCAGTGTGACCCCTTCGGCAACCCGGCTGACGCCCAGCTTCATGCTCGCGACGGCGTCCTGCGTGCCACTCTGGATGGCGGTGATCATCTCCGAGATCTCCTGCGTCGAGCGAGCCGTGCGCTCGGCGAGTTTGCGCACCTCGTCCGCGACCACGGCGAAGCCGCGCCCCGACTCACCTGCCCGCGCCGCCTCAATGGCCGCATTGAGTGCCAGCAGGTTGGTTTGGTCGGCGATCTCCTTGATCACGTTGACGATCGCCGAGATGCGCTCGGAGCGGCTGCCGAGTTCGCCGACGATCGCCGCCGACTGCTTGACCACTTCCGCAATGCGCTCGATCTCGCGTACCACGTCGCCGACCACCTGGCCCCCTTCAGCCGACAGCTCGCCGGCCCGGCTGGCGATGCGGTCGGCATCGCGGGAATCGGCCGACAGGCGCTCGATGCGCGCGCGCATTGCCTCGATTGCGGTCGCCATGGCCGCGGCAGCCTGGCTCTGCCGCCCGCTGCTGCCCTTGATGTCCGCCGCCGAAGCCGACAGCGTCCTCGTCGCATCGAGAACCTCCCTGGCTCCACCATGGACGTTCTGCAGCAGCCCACGGAATGCACACAACATGTCGTTGAGGCTGTCGCCGACGAGCTTCAGCTCATCCCGCGTGCCGAGTTCGACCCGCACGGCGAGATCGCCGGTGGCGATCGTCCGCGCGTTCGCCGCCAGGCGGTCGATGCTGCCGATGATCGCGAGGTAGAGGGCGACGGAGACGTAGGCATAGAGCACCAGGATGACGACCGCCACGGTGATGCTCAGTGCGAGCTTGCCTTCGGCACGGTCGATGCGCTCCTGCAGCAGACGCTCAAGTGTCGGCAGCACCGTCTCGAACATCTCCTTGTACGCCTTCTCGAGCGAGGCGGTGGTCAACGCAAAGTAGTCGCCGGGCGCGGTCGCAAAGGTGCCGGAGAGAATGTCCTGGTTGACCAGCGCCGTGACCTTCGCCGCCGCATCGCCGATGTCGGCAACCGAAGCGAGCAGCGACGGCTTGAGCGCCGGGTGGTATTGCGCGGTCTTGTCGACGTTGCGCCGCAGGCCGCTGACGGCGACGTTGAGTTCCGCCAGGAGGACGGTGAACTCGACCTGCTGCGACAGCACCAGCGGCTGCTTGCGGGTCAGCACGCCGGTGCCCAGCGCCCGCAGCTGCCCCATGCGCTCGATCGCCTGGGGCGATCGCTCGATGGCGCTGTCGATCAGGTAGGCGACATCGATGTCGGGATCGTTGGTCAGCGCGTATTCGTCGGCAAGCGTCATGTGGAAGGTGAGAAGATCCTCGATCAGCCGGTTGTGCGCCAGGAAGTTCTCGCGCTGTATCAGGTCGAGGCCGTCCTTCTCGATGCTGGCCCAGTCGTCGAGGATCTTCTTCCACGATTCGCTTGCCGCGAGCCTTGGCGAAAGGCTCTCGCCGACGGCTTTCAGCGCCGCGCTGACCTCACCCTGCCGCGCCGCCCGCCGCTCCTTCATCTCCCCGTTGCCGCTGAGGACTCCGGAAGACAGTCCGCGGTGTACCTGCAGGTGCTGCACGGCGCG
This genomic interval carries:
- a CDS encoding DNA internalization-related competence protein ComEC/Rec2, whose product is MRSNILAFAVGVGLLQLREALPFWPPLVTLLLAALPVLWPACRRSCWGRVLVLLASALLGFSWAALLAGQRLLDQLPVDWEGRDVQVVGVVAALPHGFERGERFAFAVEAVETPAAVVPQRIMLSWYHGWLEDEWREGLKIRPGERWRFTVRLKRPHGNANPLAFDYEAWLFERGLRATGYVRPHAAAQRLEAFVLQPAYVIERLRDHLRQSFSHVLGDAAYAGVLIALAVGDQQAIPGEQWRLFRQTGVTHLMSISGLHVTMVAALIGALVGWLWRRSEGLLLAVPAQKAAIAAGWLAAFGYALLAGFAVPAQRTLYMLTVVALALWSGRNFGASRSLLLALLLVLLLDPWAVLAPGFWLSFAAVALLFFVGTARLGSGRGWGAMLATWGATQWAVTIGTLPLLLLLFQQFSLVSPLANAFAIPLVSFLITPLALLFVVVPWPPLLLLAHELLSVLMSSLDWLAAWPLWEQPAPPLLATVLALTGVIWLLLPRGFPARWLGLCLLLPALLWPAAQPARGEVWVEVLDVGQGLAVVVRTADHSLLYDAGPLYSAESDAGQRIIVPYLRAHGVRRIDTLIVTHRDKDHSGGVVAVEEALPIARRLSSVPELQPEPCVDGQSWEWDGVQFSILHPAAADYERKAVRSNNMSCVLQVSSAWGSVLLTADIEARDEQALLARAAAGLRSDVLLVPHHGSGTSSTLPFIAAVGAREAIIAVGYRNRFQHPRADVVDRYGGGRLWRTDRDGAVRVRLAAAGLSLSAYRGEYRRYWHGQ
- a CDS encoding methyl-accepting chemotaxis protein, which gives rise to MKTVFAPAIVLLNRLGYRSKFALMGVLALVAIAVLVWNLYHSLHRVIDSSRLELAGVQVIKPLTRAVQHLQVHRGLSSGVLSGNGEMKERRAARQGEVSAALKAVGESLSPRLAASESWKKILDDWASIEKDGLDLIQRENFLAHNRLIEDLLTFHMTLADEYALTNDPDIDVAYLIDSAIERSPQAIERMGQLRALGTGVLTRKQPLVLSQQVEFTVLLAELNVAVSGLRRNVDKTAQYHPALKPSLLASVADIGDAAAKVTALVNQDILSGTFATAPGDYFALTTASLEKAYKEMFETVLPTLERLLQERIDRAEGKLALSITVAVVILVLYAYVSVALYLAIIGSIDRLAANARTIATGDLAVRVELGTRDELKLVGDSLNDMLCAFRGLLQNVHGGAREVLDATRTLSASAADIKGSSGRQSQAAAAMATAIEAMRARIERLSADSRDADRIASRAGELSAEGGQVVGDVVREIERIAEVVKQSAAIVGELGSRSERISAIVNVIKEIADQTNLLALNAAIEAARAGESGRGFAVVADEVRKLAERTARSTQEISEMITAIQSGTQDAVASMKLGVSRVAEGVTLATRAGQSITEIGGNAAQVVSKVAGISQALHEQNAASSDIARNVDSVARMAEANNDAVAGNAATAAQLEQLSASLEHEVSRFRLG